GCCCAGCTCGGCCCCGATACGCGCTCTCGCCTGGGTCAGTGTCGCCTCGTGCCCTAGCGGAAAACAGCAGCAGGCGTTCCGCATCTCAACCtactcgccgccgcccgccgcccgccgccgctaaTCTCATCAACGTCCGTTCGtcgggggaggaggagaggagaagAGAAGAGATGAAGCCGGTGGTGGGGATCGTGGTTTCGAACAAGATGCAGAAGtcggtggtggtggcggtggaccGCCTCTTCCACAACAAGGTGTACAACCGCTACGTGAAGCGCACCTCCAAGTTCATGGCGCACGACGAGGCCGAGACCTGCAACATCGGCGACAGGGTACGTCAGTAACCCAAACCGCCTGCTCCCTCCCTCTGTTGTCAACTGTCACCTTCGATGTGATTGTGATGTGCCGAATCCAGACCCATTTCTGCAATCTTTCTTGCATATTATCGACCTGTATCGAGTAGACCGAGCTGGACTTTCTTTGTCAAATGAGAGTCAAGTTCAGAGAGTTCAGATTAGGGGTCTGGGATTATTATTAAAAGTGACTAGTGAAGTTTTCaaatgagtatgatgaaattcaGAGTTCAGAGTAGGGATCTATCTGGTAATGTCAAGTGAGTATGAAATTTTATTGGTTTAGAGTTCAGAAAAGAGGGCTTCCAGTTTTACTCGTGGTTAGGGGGGATTTGGTCCATACAGCAGAAGCTTAATTGCAGGTTCGAACGAATAAATAGCACAATTGAGTCCGTCGTCTTCTCTCAGCTCACCGGTTGTCTGTCTTGCTCTACTTGTACAATTTGCTATGCCCGTGTCAGCGGCAGCCATACCCGTGTGCAGCGACAACCTATAATATTATCAGCTGAAGCTAGCTAGATTGAGCAGTTTATTTCCTTGCATAACTCTCTTCTGTAAACTTCAAATAAGACAGATCTGGTTGACTTTTTTCGGCTTGTAAGCTCAAGTTTCATTAAGCTAACTAGTTTCTTGGAGAAACCCAATTATTCTTTGCCATCTTAGAGTAAACAATATTGCCTCTTCAATACTTTAGTGATGAAGGTTGTTGTTACGGTAATGGAATTTTTTTCTCCTTCCATCCTTCATAACATTCTAGGATACCATggtttcatttggaaatattgcTTGGACTTGGTGTTGTATGCATAT
The Aegilops tauschii subsp. strangulata cultivar AL8/78 chromosome 3, Aet v6.0, whole genome shotgun sequence genome window above contains:
- the LOC109766784 gene encoding uncharacterized protein is translated as MKPVVGIVVSNKMQKSVVVAVDRLFHNKVYNRYVKRTSKFMAHDEAETCNIGDRVRLDPSRPLSKNKHWIVAEVLRRAKMYVAPPPAPKASGATTQQTGTKSSA